The Bactrocera neohumeralis isolate Rockhampton unplaced genomic scaffold, APGP_CSIRO_Bneo_wtdbg2-racon-allhic-juicebox.fasta_v2 ctg4757, whole genome shotgun sequence genomic sequence ATAACAATCCAAATGCAATGtgtaatatcaaaaaaagaagCGGTATGGCAGCAGTGTTACGGAAGACTTCGATCATAATTTGGGATGAGTGTACTATGGCTCATAAGCATTCACTGGAAGCATTGAATAGGACTATGCAGGATTTAAACAATAGTGATAGACTTTTCGGTGgtactattttattattctctGGTGATTTATGGCAAACGCTGCCAGTTATTCCTCGCTCTACTTTTGCAGATGAAGTTAATGCATGTCTAAAACAATCAATTTTATGGAGAAATGTTGAAACACTCAGACTGACAAAAAACATGCGAGTACAACTCCAAAATGATCCAATAGCACAAGAATTTTCTAAACTATTACTGGATCTTGGAAACGGTGAAATagaatttcatcaagatactcAACATATTAGATTGCCAGATAATTTCTGTACTGTTGTTCAAACTAAAAATGAACTGATTGAGAGTGTCTTCCCAGATATACTAAATAACTATTTAAATCATGACTTGTTTAGTAATCTTGCAATTTTAGCAGCGAAAAATGTTGATCTGATTAACTACCGGCAGAGAATATGaagtaaaatagaaaaaatttcagtttcgaGTGCGGGCGGTAAGCAACAGGGAGAATTTGGTTAGCAGAACTTGAACAACGgaattatgttaaatttcatATTCTTTAAAGCCTAACTATAATGTGCATAAACTGCCGTGTGTTACTGTcaaaaaatgaacgaaaagCCTGTCAAATGCATAACGAACGCAGAGTAGACATTTGAATGACTATAATGTGCTTACATGCAGAAGAAGAAAATGTCCATAAGCAATttgtgttttggttttgtttcgtttgaattttgcaatgaacagaaagttaaaatatttaaaaacaataacaatgaaatttgtgaaattacaaaaaaaaaacagttcgGTCGTGTTCAGTGAGGGAAATAAACagaaagaggaagaagaatGGTTTCTTTGTACGATTCCTGGAAATAAAGAGGATTGACCAcgctgatttttttatatacacgcgAATGACGCCACAAGTATATGGGCTTTTGCTTACTCTTTGCAACCGGAATGGCGATGAGCTTTGACATTACACTAAGTTtgttcattttaatatatttttattatgtcttattcttttttctttttcttaaagaTATTTGTCACAATGAACTTCGTTTCAATCGTTGGCATGGTCATTTCAACTGGGGAAGGAAACGGTTAGGCACATTATTCTGGAGACAGCTGAAGTCCTTTGGACGAAGTTAGGCGCTGCTTATGTATCTGAGCCTAATGAAGAAGATTTCAGCAAATTTCTCAAGACTTCTGGGAACTGTGGAATATGTCCAACTGTGTTGGATCTATTGATGGGAAGCATATCGCTATTCGATGCCCACCTAAAAGCGGTAGTCAATTTTTCtgctacaaaaatttttttctattgtgtTGTTAGCAGTGTGTGATGCCCGATATGGGTTTATATATATTGGTGCATATGGAAGTCAGAGTGATGGTGGTGAGgacttttatgaatgaaaaagaGGTGTTTAATAAAAGGTTATCAAGAGCTCCTCGCACAATTGAAAACTCTTTTGGGATACTAGTAGTGCGTTGGCGAGTTTTACTAACAacatctatatattattctaagacaaggcgcttatttccagagatctaaAAACGTACtgagacaaataatacatcaaattaaagtgtgcgatctgaaactttgcacaaattttacgtattttaaattcattgaatcacttttgatatatttgcgtttaaagttcttcaatttttacattaagctaatataagcagcgcttctacagaaaagagcatatatgtaagagaatgaataattacaaatgtttctgtcatttgctttcgtttcacacatacccacatacgcgaaggcgcaagtgcgaaatctaacaacaacaatgttgtctgctcggcagtggtcggcatttcatagcaaaattttgcaaactaaccTCACACGTACGCTTGcactctatcgttcagtcgttgtcgagccagcaacgaattaacatcacgcaagaccaggaataatgggatgcccaactcctctctcactggaagtgagagaacaattgctaaacgtcaaaaccacctaaactttgacagttgactggattggggaggttttgacgtttagcaattggaaacgagcgatggccagattgaaatcttaccaaaacaatatgtaaacggagggattagttgcatcgtacaagacctcttatcaaaaatgtaaaacaatgaaaattaaataaatttttgaaatttaaaggtatctgatgaaacgttttgtaatttgaagcatcatagttttattttcaatggaaaatgattaaaaacatttaatgattgagagctaacaagcttaaatcctattattgggtattgaaaggagaAAAGTCAGTTGTCCTAATATtctttaaagagatttaaatagtttctccatataataaatgacCACTATatagcaatttttttcgtactaaatgttgagtgttttaatttaaaatgcccaaaaattcttattttgttcgatctggccaaaTGATAAATggtaaaaatgttataaaaaacgcttattttgaggcgctctcacactggaataagttgggcatcccattattcctgcgcaagactatagcgcaaaaccaaatatgccctgcgagaaatattttatgattctaaatgcctttggtgccatgcaatgcctcttatgttccaagtcttttaaagataatatggAATATATCctgaaaatacattttgttacctttcattatactcttaattatttataaaatttgcttaattttagttccattttctcactgggctacttttttttcgtgttcaCCAAtgcagtgacagatcctctcatgccgaccactgctgctcggtagcaaaatgacaataagcatagataacttgatacgagactctttggttcgagagagagctgtcaaaacttgcattttttataacatatgccaatgatgccactgctgaaaaatattaacttgggtatttaataaattatacaaaacactaaattaaacactttgaaaatgcatacatacatacatatataaatgctaaaatgcaaaatcattaattaatttacataaacatttattttgccaaaatatgttcgcacagttttatttcacactaatttcgtcaagtaattatagcgctgcttttctggcatcccgcttttttcactaactgctggttgacggcaccctgattgtctcagaaaacagatcagctgcaagcgagagagcaagaaaagagattctaatcaagttatctatgacaataagagaatgacgcacattacaaattacaaatgtttgctttggcatgtgcactggtacatacatacatatgcatgcgctaaggcgctgtctacgatttgacatgcgctctcttctatgttgtgtacgagctaaggaacactgcgctttgacatgcgcactctactttgttttatattcacacatacatacttacaagcatatgtatgtatgtacatatgtatgggcgaagactcaagtgcaaaatctaacagaaacggtgttattttgattagaagtgttattgcgttaggtaagctttaagtcagttcagttttcttccaaaagtcaaggcggctattaccagcgaatacatacatactacatcgaatttcagttcagattcagattaactattaaaaataaaatgccaaaccaaaggcgaattagacgaaaaaggagtttaacaggtcgaagagaagaggtgaatgttatagacaaaaagaaatttttaattgttaatgtatgtatgtatatgaattgacctgttttattagagccgtagtcatgcaggatctatggcaagttatttcaaaagCTACCTTAAGCCccgtagttcttccggagtatagttcgcttgggggtttgactaatatatgtttacactgtaaagcaaaacatttcggaagtgaaaaggtacctgtacttttcattgttttatattcgtaatatatgtatatatgtacatacttattgtcttaatatttggttgaaattgttactaggtaagaaatggctttacgacatgttgtggcggaaaagttaaacttcaagaattacgtgtacctgagtttttgaaagctgtgttagaaaatgatttgagctcttggcggggacactatttggagaatattcggcagctaaatagttcgtttgcttttgcatcattcgaagcgaaaattgcggagcctacagggcgcggaccatattgcttccgaatacatggatcaatatatcataaggtaggtccattgcatgcagatcatccttcagaatcctcctacgccctgctgtttattcttgacacggatcaagcaactgatataagggcacaacataattcaaactgcgataggtatttgctgagagaaatccacgaaatgctttcaaatattaaccccttggcaaatgagtataagcatatggcgcaggttgaacgcgaagaggaacagaaggccagagaagaaaatcgcaatgctcgccgaattagcatgctactttttAACAGCGCTGATCGACGTTATAATTTGCCAAACAGCTCAGAAATTGCGGCCGTTTTCACAACAAAGGATTGTGAACCACCTGGAAATCGAAATTTGCGAATATTTTTACGGAAATCTGATatgcagaatttattatttgtttcaaCGCTACATAGGTTGTGTGATCCATTAGTATATCCGCCTTTGTTTCCTTATGGCGAGTCAGGATATGATGAAACTCCTCTGCATGAACAGGGTCATCGAACGGAATGTAGATTTAAATTAACCCAACTGCAGATTGTTGCTTACCGTATGGCGATAAGAGAAGGTTTCAGCTTGCTTCATGCGTCAGGTAAACTTTGGCAACAGTAGTTAGTTGACCAATATTTCAGAATTGAAGGAGCACGTCTGGCATTTCTGCGAACTCATCAGAAAGAGCTACGTGTTGAAACATATGCTGGTTTGCATCACTACTTAATGCGTGGTGCATATATGGAAAGTGTTCGTCCTGGTCGTATAGTTGTACTTCCTTCAAGTTTTGTTGGCTCTCCTCGAAATATGAACATGCATTACCAGGATGCTATGGCTATGGttagaaaatatggaaaaccgTCGCTTTTCATAACTTTTACATGCAACCCAAAATGGCCAGAAGTCATTCAGAATATTGAGAGATACCAGGGACCGGAAACTGATAGCCCGGGTTTTTAAGCAGAAGCATATGTTTTAACGGCtctggcaaaacttttttttataagagtatTATTCACCATATTCGTAGCCTCAGACAGAAGGTGATATCCGTGGCTTGGACAGGGATTGCCTCTATTTTGCTTCCTGGCGGAAAAACGGCacataatatattcaaatttccaaTACCTTTGACTGAATCTTCTGTTTCTCTAATTAAGCCAGATAGTACCCTCAGAAAAGCAATCAAATGTTCTACAGCAATAACATGGGACGAAGCTAGCATGGTTCCTGGGACTGCATTACTatgcttagatcgattattacgtgatattcaccaaaatgaaataccttttggtggaaaggttattttattaggtggtgatttcaggcaagttcttcctgtggtgcccaatagctcacgcgctgctatagttggtaattgtttgaaactgtgctcactttggaaatttttaggtgtctcaaactctcaacgaatatgcgttctaaagaatccttgtacaacagttttcttttgggtgttggagaaggtcgagagctctctccagagtcgaaaatcaatataccagaagagataattttgctaaatgaaaatttagtggattgggtatttcagcctcagtctggtgttattagtcaaaaccatttgaaggatcgggcaactttgtgtccaaaaaatgatcactgtacctacgataataaatagcgaaatagtaaatatgttgcacggtgaagaaagggtatattatagcgtggatactgtcgtttctgaagatcctcaagagcatgtcaGATTCCttacagaatttctaaactcccttaatttcagtggagtagcgcctcatgagttaaggcttaaggttggaacagttgtgatgttaatccgcaatcttaatacatatgaagggttggtcaatgggacACGCTTGATAGcaaaagcactacattgtaattgttaggaggtcgaaattttaaccggtgaatcacaagggaaacaaattttactgccccgtataaatttacagcccagcgaatcaacacttccttttattttaaagcgtcgccaatttccaataattgtagcattcgcaattacaataaacaaatctcaagggcagactctagcaagagttggtgttttcctcaaggaggattgttttacgcatcgcatcttctcaagatatcgaagttaagacttacgaccaaaataaaaccactacaaatgtagttttccatgaagtacttgaatataaaaaaaaaatttttttacttttttcattttaaataacggagtcccccgattatcgggAGTTATTACTAGTTACATTTATTTCcggaaaatgcagaaaaaattgttttagcgTGCGTTGccttacataattttattatgtataaTAACGTTAATTCATCTTCGTATATTGCAAGAATCTATGCTGATTGGGAGGACTCTAATGGTGATTTTCATGACGGTTTATGGCGTAGAGAAGTTGAAAGTAATATCCCATCGATTATGCAGTCTTCCAATTTACATCATTACGGTGGAAGATGTTCtttgaaaattagaaataagttatgcattttttttaacactttttaaatatttttattttttttttaatatttataataaatatttttgttatgataaatataaagtatactaaaaaaatcagtgcgttttaaaaaataaggtAATTAGgttgaattattttcaatttcatgcgACGTAAGCGATATAATTCCGATATCATTTTCTCTTGGAAACTGTCTTTGACCGACACTGGCAGGTCTTGCATCAGACACAAAACCGTCATCATAAAGGCCTAATCAGTTTCACATCTTTCAGCCGGCGCCGCCATTTGCTTTTCTAAGTTCTCCATTGGTGCGCCAAGTTTCTGGTAGAGACTTTCTAAGTAgagacttttttgtttcttcggaGGTGGcgatgaaatttcatttaaactaTCACTCGTAGATGAATCCAAGACAGAGTCTGCATTTGCTTCTGCATTATCACGAGTGCTGTAcaatgaaaaagttatatttaaaaacatttaaatttatacaaagtACCTACCGACGCGGTGTGACGGAGTCTTTCAGAAATATCATGGGATTTAAAAAACGCCATTCCTCTTAGTAGCTCATTCCGCTACCTGATGGAGCTTCtaacttttttatctttttgcaGAAGCGCTCCCGGAGTAGCTTCCATCTATGTTTGCATTCTAGAtcttttaattgaaacaaacataaaaaatatatatttctataacagTGTTAATACATACCACTTTTACCGCATAGTTCTGCGATTGCTTTCCACGCTTTGTCTTTATTTGTACgattgaaataaaatgcatCTCTTTTGTCGtacaaacatttctttttttccacACTATCTACTAAATTTTGGATAAAGCTTTCGTCGTCCTCCATATTCAAATATATCTACAATGATTTTATCGGTTGACAAAACactcttcttccttttcgttttcaaattcaaaatgatgtatcagttgacaaaaagcgaaaacagctgattccgtACGGAAAATGCGATCAGTTTCGCACTTTGCTTAAGCAAATGACATTTGAAAAAACTTAACGAAACTTGATGTAAAGTACATTATAGTTGCAACATACAATTTGTTTGTATTCGGACAGTTGCTTACGCTGGCTTAACCCTAGAATACACACCCGGCTACAAATGTATCCACTTTCAACTTTGAAGTGTTGTAACTTTTGAACCTCTATACCGCTAACTTCGGATCTAGGaagattatttagtttttaaaattcaaaatttggaCCATTGGTTCAGGAGCTACAGCCTTTCAAACACATTATATacgtaaacacacacccgggatacGTTTGCACCCCAATAGTAAAAATCctcataataatcaaaaaaaaacattttttatattatttttttatttgaaaaattaaaaatattcatttcacacattatattattgacttttattataaaaatgcatcTTATATCTAAGGAAAATCATGGCAAATAGAGCAATTTGTTGATGTGACCGAATCTTCAAGACACATTGGCTTCTTACATTTGGCGCACAGCTTTCTGGTTTTTCTACGGCGGTTTTCCTCTTGTGCGTAACTTAAATAGCAAGATCCGGACACAGGTTTTGGCGTGCGCGTTGCGGCAGatgttgatgctgctgttgaCACCATTGATTCCACCGGTCGGTTGAAATATGCTTCAATAGCAATTTTAGTCGAAAAATTTCGCGTCACTTGACGGCTCTGGCTTCAATAATGGGCATACACAATGCTTCAGCCAAGCTGCGCAGGATCTGCTTACGCTTGCTGTTTGTTCTCCAAGGCAACATAGGGTTATTCAAATCGTAGACAATGTAGGCTGCAAGAGCTGTAATGTCCAACATGTTCAAGAACATCGTATCGTTTTGTTTGTCTTTGTGTTGGATATTCCGCAAACATTTGGTCCATTCGATCAACACCACCTTTAGTAcgattataatattcaattgTTTCAGGTTTCCCACTGTCAGCTATTTCAGCATCATTATGCATGGTCGAAAGCAAaattactgctttattttttttgggaacatAAGAGCACATTgtcacattatttttgaagccaaatgtcgttgaaccaattgtcctgtttttgttctgcttcatttcttgaggaatatatgatttgtttttgcgcaAAGTTCCAACGATCGTGAGTTTCCAGGTGGGAAGCAGTTCTGCAACTGGCAAGATCGTAAACAAATTGTCCATTGAAATGTTTCGGCCACTTCCTTGGTATTTGGCAGACAAATCCTTCACCACTCGTTCGCCTTGGTTCGTTTCCCTACCAGTTTCTGCTTGCCCAGTATATATTTGTCCATGCAGTGGATATGCATTTGTGGCATCGCAAATCCACCAAACCTTGACGCCATATTTAGCAGGTTTTGACGGTATGTACTGCGTAAACCGTGTGCGTCCACGGTATGGAAATAATTGTTTATCAATCGTCAAGCATGAGCTGGGCTTGTAATGTGCAGCAAGATTATTGTTCATCATCGTCCACAACTCACTGATCGGTGCTGCTTTATCAGTTAGTAAGCGTGTTGCACGAGTGTTTTTATCGTCAAATCTTAGGAACTGCAATATCGAACAGAAACGGTTGACTCCAATTGTGGCGCGATATAAAGGACAGTTTTTGACGCTCCATAAATCTGGAACATGTTCTCCATTGCTATGGTTCGCACCAGTCATAATAAGTATGCCAACACAGGCGTCCATGACTTAGGAGTTGTGTTTGGATGCGCATTGTTGTAAGCAGTATAAGTTTCTTTTGCTAACTTATTTGTGTGGCGCATAATTATATCAGCCATTTCAACGTTCATGAAACATTTGAATGTTTGCTCTTTTGACAACATTTCAGTGCATCTAGCTGGTCCAGAACGttctcttataatattttgtctgAGTACCTGACGACTTACATTTGGTTCTTTCATCCACTCAGTACCATCACgtgcaacaaatttttcggcactagcaggtaattcattattttcttctacttcttcttcttcatcgtcTTCTTCATCATTCTCATAATCCGCAT encodes the following:
- the LOC126767216 gene encoding uncharacterized protein LOC126767216 yields the protein MDACVGILIMTGANHSNGEHVPDLWSVKNCPLYRATIGVNRFCSILQFLRFDDKNTRATRLLTDKAAPISELWTMMNNNLAAHYKPSSCLTIDKQLFPYRGRTRFTQYIPSKPAKYGVKVWWICDATNAYPLHGQIYTGTRDNAEANADSVLDSSTSDSLNEISSPPPKKQKSLYLESLYQKLGAPMENLEKQMAAPAERCETD